Proteins from one Escherichia coli genomic window:
- the ptrA gene encoding pitrilysin → MPRSTWFKALLLFVALWAPLSQAETGWQPIQETIRKSDKDNRQYQAIRLDNGMVVLLVSDPQAVKSLSALVVPVGSLEDPEAYQGLAHYLEHMSLMGSKKYPQADSLAEYLKMHGGSHNASTAPYRTAFYLEVENDALPGAVDRLADAIAEPLLDKKYAERERNAVNAELTMARMRDGMRMAQVSAETINPAHPGSKFSGGNLETLSDKPGNPVQQALKDFHEKYYSANLMKAVIYSNKPLSELAKMAADTFGRVPNKESKKPEITVPVVTDAQKGIIIHYVPALPRKVLRVEFRIDNNSAKFRSKTDELITYLIGNRSPGTLSDWLQKQGLVEGISANSDPIVNGNSGVLAISASLTDKGLANRDQVVAAIFSYLNLLREKGIDKQYFDELANVLDIDFRYPSITRDMDYVEWLADTMIRVPVEHTLDAVNIADRYDAKAVKERLAMMTPQNARIWYISPKEPHNKTAYFVDAPYQVDKISPQTFADWQKKAANIALSLPELNPYIPDDFSLMKSEKKYDHPELIVDESNLRVVYAPSRYFASEPKADVSLILRNPKAMDSARNQVMFALNDYLAGLALDQLSNQASVGGISFSTNANNGLMVNANGYTQRLPQLFQALLEGYFSYTATEDQLEQAKSWYNQMMDSAEKGKAFEQAIMPAQMLSQVPYFSRDERRKILPSITLKEVLAYRDVLKSGARPEFMVIGNMTEAQATTLARDVQKQLGADGSEWCRNKDVVVDKKQSVIFEKAGNSTDSALAAVFVPTGYDEYTSSAYSSLLGQIVQPWFYNQLRTEEQLGYAVFAFPMSVGRQWGMGFLLQSNDKQPSFLWERYKAFFPTAEAKLRTMKPEEFAQIQQAVITQMLQAPQTLGEEASKLSKDFDRGNMRFDSRDKIVAQIKLLTPQKLADFFHQAVVEPQGMAILSQISGSQNGKAEYVHPEGWKVWENVSALQQTMPLMSEKNE, encoded by the coding sequence ATGCCCCGCAGCACCTGGTTCAAAGCATTATTGTTGTTTGTTGCCCTTTGGGCACCCTTAAGTCAGGCAGAAACGGGATGGCAGCCGATTCAGGAAACCATCCGTAAAAGTGATAAAGATAACCGCCAGTATCAGGCTATACGTCTGGATAACGGTATGGTGGTTTTGCTGGTTTCTGACCCGCAGGCGGTTAAATCGCTCTCGGCGCTGGTGGTGCCCGTTGGGTCGCTGGAAGATCCCGAGGCGTACCAGGGACTGGCACATTACCTTGAACATATGAGTCTGATGGGGTCGAAAAAGTACCCGCAGGCTGACAGTCTGGCCGAATATCTCAAAATGCACGGCGGCAGTCACAATGCCAGCACGGCACCGTATCGCACGGCTTTCTATCTGGAAGTTGAGAACGACGCCTTGCCCGGTGCGGTAGACCGCCTGGCGGACGCTATTGCAGAACCCTTGCTCGACAAGAAATACGCCGAACGTGAACGTAATGCAGTGAATGCCGAATTAACCATGGCGCGTATGCGTGACGGGATGCGCATGGCACAGGTCAGCGCAGAAACCATTAACCCGGCACACCCCGGTTCAAAGTTTTCTGGTGGTAACCTCGAAACTTTAAGCGACAAACCCGGCAATCCGGTGCAGCAGGCGCTGAAAGATTTTCACGAGAAATATTACTCTGCCAATCTGATGAAGGCGGTTATTTACAGCAATAAACCGTTGTCGGAGTTGGCAAAAATGGCGGCGGACACTTTTGGTCGCGTGCCGAACAAAGAGAGCAAAAAACCGGAAATCACCGTGCCGGTAGTCACCGACGCGCAAAAGGGCATTATCATTCATTACGTCCCGGCGCTGCCGCGTAAAGTTCTGCGCGTTGAGTTTCGCATCGATAACAATTCAGCGAAGTTCCGTAGTAAAACGGATGAATTGATTACCTATCTGATTGGTAATCGCAGCCCAGGTACACTTTCTGACTGGCTGCAAAAGCAGGGATTAGTTGAGGGCATTAGCGCCAATTCCGATCCTATCGTCAACGGCAACAGCGGCGTATTAGCGATCTCTGCGTCTTTAACCGATAAAGGTCTGGCGAATCGCGATCAGGTTGTGGCGGCCATTTTTAGCTACCTCAATCTGTTACGCGAAAAAGGGATTGATAAACAATACTTCGATGAACTGGCGAATGTGCTGGATATCGACTTTCGTTATCCGTCAATCACCCGTGATATGGATTACGTCGAATGGCTGGCAGATACCATGATTCGCGTTCCTGTTGAGCATACGCTGGACGCGGTAAATATTGCCGATCGGTACGACGCTAAAGCGGTAAAAGAACGTCTGGCGATGATGACGCCGCAGAATGCGCGTATCTGGTATATCAGCCCGAAAGAGCCGCATAACAAAACGGCTTATTTTGTCGATGCTCCGTATCAGGTCGATAAAATCAGCCCACAAACTTTCGCTGACTGGCAGAAAAAAGCCGCCAATATTGCGCTCTCCTTACCGGAGCTTAACCCTTATATTCCTGACGATTTCTCGCTGATGAAGTCAGAGAAGAAATACGACCATCCAGAGCTGATTGTTGATGAGTCGAATCTGCGCGTGGTGTATGCGCCAAGCCGTTATTTTGCCAGCGAACCCAAAGCTGATGTTAGCCTGATTTTGCGTAACCCGAAAGCCATGGACAGCGCCCGCAATCAGGTGATGTTTGCGCTCAATGATTATCTTGCCGGACTGGCGCTTGATCAGTTAAGCAACCAGGCGTCGGTTGGTGGCATAAGTTTTTCCACCAATGCTAACAACGGCCTTATGGTTAATGCCAATGGTTACACCCAGCGCCTGCCGCAGCTGTTCCAGGCTTTGCTGGAGGGCTACTTTAGCTATACCGCTACGGAAGATCAGCTTGAGCAGGCGAAGTCCTGGTATAACCAGATGATGGATTCCGCAGAAAAGGGCAAAGCGTTCGAGCAGGCGATTATGCCCGCGCAGATGCTCTCGCAAGTGCCGTACTTCTCGCGAGATGAACGGCGCAAAATTTTGCCTTCAATCACTTTGAAAGAGGTGCTGGCCTATCGCGACGTCTTAAAATCAGGGGCTCGACCAGAGTTTATGGTTATTGGCAACATGACCGAAGCCCAGGCAACAACGCTGGCACGCGATGTGCAAAAACAGTTGGGCGCTGATGGTTCGGAGTGGTGTCGTAACAAAGATGTCGTGGTCGATAAAAAACAATCCGTCATCTTTGAAAAAGCCGGTAACAGCACCGACTCCGCACTGGCAGCGGTATTTGTACCGACTGGCTACGATGAATACACCAGCTCAGCCTATAGCTCTCTGCTGGGGCAGATCGTACAGCCGTGGTTCTACAATCAGTTGCGTACCGAAGAACAGTTGGGCTATGCCGTGTTTGCGTTTCCAATGAGCGTGGGACGTCAGTGGGGCATGGGCTTCCTGTTGCAAAGCAATGATAAACAGCCTTCATTCTTGTGGGAGCGTTACAAGGCGTTTTTCCCAACCGCAGAGGCAAAATTGCGGACGATGAAGCCAGAAGAGTTTGCGCAAATCCAGCAGGCGGTAATAACCCAGATGCTGCAGGCACCGCAAACGCTCGGCGAAGAAGCATCGAAGTTAAGTAAAGATTTCGATCGCGGCAATATGCGCTTCGATTCGCGTGATAAAATCGTGGCCCAGATAAAACTGCTGACGCCGCAAAAACTTGCTGATTTCTTCCATCAGGCGGTGGTCGAGCCGCAAGGCATGGCTATTCTGTCGCAGATTTCCGGCAGCCAGAACGGGAAAGCCGAATATGTGCATCCTGAAGGTTGGAAAGTGTGGGAGAACGTCAGCGCGTTGCAGCAAACAATGCCCCTGATGAGTGAAAAGAATGAGTGA
- the recB gene encoding exodeoxyribonuclease V subunit beta — translation MSDVAETLDPLRLPLQGERLIEASAGTGKTFTIAALYLRLLLGLGGSAAFPRPLTVEELLVVTFTEAATAELRGRIRSNIHELRIACLRETTDNPLYERLLEEIDDKAQAAQWLLLAERQMDEAAVFTIHGFCQRMLNLNAFESGMLFEQQLIEDESLLRYQACADFWRRHCYPLPREIAQVVFETWKGPQALLRDINRYLQGEAPVIKAPPPDDETLASRHAQIVARIDTVKQQWRDAVGELDALIESSGIDRRKFNRSNQAKWIEKISAWAEEETNSYQLPESLEKFSQRFLEDRTKAGGETPRHPLFEAIDQLLAEPLSIRDLVITRALAEIRETVTREKRRRGELGFDDMLSRLDSALRSESGEVLAAAIRTRFPVAMIDEFQDTDPQQYRIFRRIWHYQPETALLLIGDPKQAIYAFRGADIFTYMKARSEVHAHYTLDTNWRSAPGMVNSVNKLFSQTDDAFMFREIPFIPVKSAGKNQALRFVFKGETQPAMKMWLMEGESCGVGDYQSTMAQVCAAQIRDWLQAGQRGEALLMNGDDARPVRASDISVLVRSRQEAAQVRDALTLLEIPSVYLSNRDSVFETLEAQEMLWLLQAVMTPERENTLRSALATSMMGLNALDIETLNNDEHAWDAVVEEFDGYRQIWRKRGVMPMLRALMSARNIAENLLATAGGERRLTDILHISELLQEAGTQLESEHALVRWLSQHILEPDSNASSQQMRLESDKHLVQIVTIHKSKGLEYPLVWLPFITNFRVQDQAFYHDRHSFEAVLDLNAAPESVDLAEAERLAEDLRLLYVALTRSVWHCSLGVAPLVRRRGDKKGDTDVHQSALGRLLQKGEPQDAAGLRTCIEALCDEDIAWQTAQTGDNQPWQFNDVFTAELNARTLQRLPGDNWRVTSYSGLQQRDHGIAQDLMPRLDVDAAGVVSVVEEPTLTPHQFPRGASPGTFLHSLFEDLDFTQPVDPNWVQEKLELGGFESQWEPVLTEWITAVLQAPLNETGVSLNQLSDRDKQVEMEFYLPISEPLIASQLDALIRQFDPLSAGCPPLEFMQVRGMLKGFIDLVFRHEGRYYLLDYKSNWLGEDSSAYTQQAMAAAMQAHRYDLQYQLYTLALHRYLRHRIADYDYDRHFGGVIYLFLRGVDKEHPQQGIYTTRPNAGLIDLMDEMFAGMTLEEA, via the coding sequence ATGAGTGATGTCGCCGAGACACTAGATCCTTTGCGCTTGCCCTTACAGGGCGAGCGCCTGATTGAAGCCTCTGCCGGCACAGGCAAAACCTTTACGATTGCGGCGCTCTATTTGCGCCTGTTACTTGGACTAGGCGGTTCTGCCGCCTTTCCCCGCCCGCTGACCGTTGAAGAACTGCTGGTGGTGACCTTTACCGAGGCTGCCACGGCAGAATTGCGCGGTCGTATCCGTAGCAATATCCACGAGTTGCGCATCGCCTGTCTGCGTGAAACCACCGACAATCCACTGTACGAACGCCTGCTGGAAGAGATCGACGATAAAGCGCAAGCCGCGCAGTGGTTGTTGTTAGCCGAACGGCAGATGGATGAAGCGGCAGTCTTTACTATTCACGGTTTTTGCCAGCGCATGCTCAACTTGAATGCCTTTGAATCCGGCATGCTGTTTGAGCAGCAGCTGATTGAAGATGAGTCTCTGCTACGCTACCAGGCCTGCGCCGATTTCTGGCGTCGCCACTGCTACCCGCTGCCGCGTGAAATTGCCCAGGTGGTCTTTGAAACCTGGAAAGGGCCGCAGGCGTTGCTGCGCGATATTAATCGTTATCTGCAAGGCGAAGCTCCAGTTATCAAAGCACCGCCGCCCGATGATGAAACGCTGGCTTCCCGCCACGCGCAAATTGTGGCGCGTATTGATACGGTAAAACAGCAGTGGCGCGACGCAGTGGGTGAACTGGATGCGCTGATCGAATCTTCTGGTATTGATCGACGCAAGTTTAACCGTAGCAATCAGGCTAAATGGATCGAGAAGATCAGTGCCTGGGCAGAAGAAGAGACCAACAGTTATCAGTTACCGGAGTCGCTGGAAAAATTCTCTCAGCGTTTCTTAGAAGATCGCACGAAAGCCGGGGGGGAAACCCCGCGACATCCACTGTTTGAGGCGATCGATCAACTGCTTGCAGAACCATTGTCGATTCGTGATCTGGTGATCACCCGCGCATTGGCTGAGATCCGCGAAACAGTAACGCGAGAAAAACGCCGCCGTGGCGAATTGGGTTTTGATGACATGTTAAGTCGGCTCGATTCCGCGCTGCGTAGCGAAAGCGGCGAGGTGTTGGCAGCGGCGATCCGTACGCGATTCCCGGTGGCAATGATTGATGAATTTCAGGATACCGACCCCCAGCAGTACCGAATTTTTCGCCGTATCTGGCACTATCAGCCGGAAACCGCTTTGTTGCTGATTGGCGACCCGAAACAGGCCATATATGCATTCCGGGGTGCGGATATCTTCACTTATATGAAGGCGCGTAGCGAAGTTCACGCCCACTACACCTTAGATACCAACTGGCGCTCCGCACCAGGAATGGTGAACAGCGTGAATAAGCTTTTCAGTCAGACTGATGACGCGTTCATGTTTCGCGAAATACCGTTTATTCCAGTGAAATCAGCCGGGAAAAATCAGGCGTTACGTTTTGTGTTTAAAGGTGAAACGCAGCCTGCGATGAAAATGTGGCTGATGGAAGGCGAAAGCTGCGGCGTTGGCGACTATCAAAGTACCATGGCGCAGGTATGTGCTGCGCAAATCCGCGACTGGCTACAAGCCGGACAGCGGGGCGAAGCGTTGCTGATGAACGGCGACGACGCGCGTCCGGTGCGTGCTTCGGACATCAGTGTGCTGGTGCGCAGCCGCCAGGAGGCCGCTCAGGTGCGCGATGCCTTAACGCTGCTGGAAATCCCTTCCGTTTACCTTTCGAACCGCGACAGTGTTTTTGAAACTCTGGAAGCGCAGGAGATGCTTTGGCTGTTGCAGGCGGTGATGACACCAGAACGTGAGAACACCCTGCGCAGTGCGCTGGCAACGTCAATGATGGGGCTGAATGCGCTGGATATTGAAACGCTGAATAATGACGAACATGCGTGGGATGCGGTAGTCGAAGAGTTCGATGGTTATCGGCAAATCTGGCGCAAACGTGGCGTTATGCCGATGCTGCGGGCGCTGATGTCGGCGCGTAACATTGCAGAAAACTTGCTGGCAACAGCAGGCGGTGAGCGGCGTCTTACCGATATCTTGCATATCAGCGAATTGCTACAAGAAGCCGGAACGCAGCTGGAAAGTGAACATGCGCTGGTACGCTGGTTATCGCAACATATCCTCGAGCCAGACAGTAATGCCTCCAGCCAACAAATGCGTCTCGAAAGTGATAAACATCTGGTGCAGATTGTCACGATCCACAAATCGAAAGGGCTGGAATATCCATTGGTCTGGCTGCCGTTTATCACCAATTTCCGCGTCCAGGATCAGGCGTTTTATCACGATCGCCACTCGTTTGAGGCTGTTCTGGATCTTAATGCTGCGCCAGAAAGCGTCGACCTCGCGGAGGCCGAACGTCTGGCGGAAGATCTGCGTTTGCTTTACGTGGCGCTGACGCGTTCGGTTTGGCATTGCAGTCTCGGCGTCGCACCGCTGGTGCGCCGTCGTGGCGATAAAAAAGGTGACACCGACGTCCACCAAAGTGCGCTCGGGCGTTTGCTGCAAAAAGGGGAACCGCAAGATGCGGCAGGGCTTCGCACCTGTATTGAAGCGTTGTGCGATGAGGATATTGCCTGGCAAACGGCACAAACGGGTGATAACCAGCCCTGGCAGTTTAATGATGTTTTTACAGCAGAACTGAATGCGAGGACTCTACAACGATTGCCCGGCGATAACTGGCGTGTCACCAGCTACTCCGGTTTGCAGCAGCGTGATCACGGTATCGCTCAGGATCTGATGCCACGGCTGGATGTTGATGCCGCAGGCGTGGTCAGCGTCGTTGAAGAACCGACGTTAACACCGCATCAGTTCCCGCGCGGTGCGTCACCAGGGACATTCTTGCACAGTTTGTTTGAAGACCTCGATTTTACCCAGCCGGTTGACCCGAACTGGGTACAGGAAAAACTGGAACTCGGCGGCTTTGAATCGCAGTGGGAACCAGTGTTGACCGAGTGGATCACGGCTGTCCTCCAGGCACCTCTCAATGAAACGGGTGTTAGCCTGAATCAGCTTTCCGACCGCGATAAACAGGTGGAGATGGAGTTTTACCTGCCGATTAGTGAACCGCTCATCGCCAGCCAGCTTGATGCACTAATTCGCCAGTTTGATCCGCTATCCGCTGGCTGCCCGCCGCTGGAGTTCATGCAGGTACGCGGCATGTTAAAAGGCTTTATCGACCTGGTATTCCGCCATGAAGGGCGTTATTACCTGCTCGACTATAAATCCAACTGGCTGGGTGAAGACAGTTCGGCTTATACCCAACAGGCTATGGCAGCGGCGATGCAGGCACACCGCTATGATCTGCAATATCAGCTTTATACCCTGGCGCTGCATCGTTATCTGCGCCATCGCATTGCTGATTACGACTATGATCGTCACTTTGGCGGCGTTATCTATCTTTTCCTGCGTGGCGTTGATAAAGAACATCCGCAACAAGGGATTTACACAACCCGACCCAACGCCGGGTTGATTGACCTGATGGATGAGATGTTTGCCGGTATGACCCTGGAGGAGGCGTAA
- the recD gene encoding exodeoxyribonuclease V subunit alpha — MKLQKQLLEAVEHKQLRPLDVQFALTVAGDEHPAVTLAAALLSHDAGEGHVCLPLSRLENNEESHPLLATCVSEIGELQNWEECLLASQAVSRGDEPTPMILCGDRLYLNRMWCNERTVARFFNEVNHAIEVDEALLAQTLDKLFPVSDEINWQKVAAAVALTRRISVISGGPGTGKTTTVAKLLAALIQMADGERCRIRLAAPTGKAAARLTESLGKALRQLPLTDEQKKRIPEDASTLHRLLGAQPGSQRLRHHAGNPLHLDVLVVDEASMIDLPMMSRLIDALPDHARVIFLGDRDQLASVEAGAVLGDICAYANAGFTAERAGQLSRLTGTHVPSGTGTEAASLRDSLCLLQKSYRFGSDSGIGQLAAAINRGDKTAVKTVFQQDFTDIEKRLLQSGEDYIAMLEEALAGYGRYLDLLQARAEPDLIIQAFNEYQLLCALREGPFGVAGLNERIEQFMQQKRKIHRHPHSRWYEGRPVMIARNDSALGLFNGDIGIALDRGQGTRVWFAMPDGNIKSVQPSRLPEHETTWAMTVHKSQGSEFDHAALILPSQRTPVVTRELVYTAVTRARRRLSLYADERILSAAIATRTERRSGLAALFSSRE, encoded by the coding sequence ATGAAATTGCAAAAGCAATTACTGGAAGCTGTGGAGCACAAACAGCTACGCCCGCTGGATGTGCAATTTGCCCTGACCGTGGCGGGAGATGAACATCCTGCCGTCACCCTCGCGGCAGCCCTGTTAAGCCACGACGCCGGGGAAGGGCATGTCTGTTTACCGCTCTCACGACTGGAAAATAACGAGGAGTCACATCCGCTGTTAGCAACCTGCGTCAGCGAAATTGGTGAGTTACAAAATTGGGAAGAATGCTTGCTGGCTTCACAAGCGGTCAGCCGGGGAGATGAACCAACGCCGATGATCCTCTGTGGTGATCGTCTTTATTTGAATCGCATGTGGTGTAACGAGCGCACAGTGGCACGCTTTTTCAACGAAGTGAATCATGCCATTGAGGTTGATGAAGCTCTACTGGCGCAAACCCTGGACAAACTTTTTCCAGTAAGCGATGAAATTAACTGGCAAAAAGTGGCGGCGGCAGTGGCGCTGACGCGGCGGATCTCGGTGATTTCCGGCGGCCCTGGCACCGGTAAAACGACCACCGTAGCGAAGTTGCTGGCAGCGTTAATTCAAATGGCAGACGGCGAACGCTGCCGTATCCGTCTGGCTGCACCAACGGGTAAAGCTGCCGCGCGCTTAACCGAATCTCTCGGCAAGGCTTTGCGCCAGTTACCGCTGACCGATGAACAAAAGAAACGCATTCCGGAAGATGCCAGCACTTTGCACCGATTGCTGGGTGCGCAGCCGGGTAGCCAGCGTTTACGTCATCATGCCGGTAACCCGCTGCATCTTGATGTGCTGGTGGTAGATGAAGCGTCAATGATCGATCTGCCTATGATGTCGAGACTGATCGACGCCTTGCCCGATCATGCCAGAGTGATCTTTCTCGGCGATCGTGATCAACTGGCCTCGGTTGAGGCTGGGGCTGTGCTGGGCGATATCTGCGCTTATGCCAACGCGGGCTTTACCGCCGAGCGTGCCGGGCAGTTGAGCCGCCTGACGGGAACTCACGTTCCGTCAGGAACTGGCACAGAAGCGGCATCTTTGCGCGACAGTCTCTGCCTGCTGCAAAAAAGCTATCGTTTCGGCAGCGATTCTGGCATTGGTCAGTTAGCTGCGGCGATCAACCGTGGTGATAAAACGGCAGTGAAAACCGTTTTTCAGCAGGATTTTACTGATATCGAAAAACGGCTTTTACAGAGCGGCGAAGACTATATTGCGATGCTTGAGGAGGCTCTTGCGGGTTACGGGCGTTATCTGGATCTGCTGCAAGCGCGTGCCGAGCCGGATTTAATCATTCAGGCGTTCAATGAATACCAGCTTTTGTGCGCCCTGCGGGAAGGACCGTTTGGCGTGGCTGGATTGAATGAGCGAATTGAGCAGTTTATGCAACAGAAGCGCAAAATTCATCGTCATCCGCACTCACGCTGGTACGAAGGCCGGCCGGTAATGATTGCCCGCAATGACAGCGCGCTTGGGTTGTTTAATGGTGATATCGGCATTGCGCTGGATCGTGGGCAGGGGACGCGCGTCTGGTTTGCGATGCCGGATGGCAATATTAAGTCTGTGCAACCGAGCCGCCTGCCAGAACACGAAACCACGTGGGCGATGACGGTACATAAATCGCAGGGATCGGAGTTTGACCATGCGGCGTTGATTTTACCGAGCCAACGCACGCCAGTTGTAACGCGAGAGCTGGTTTACACTGCGGTGACCCGCGCGCGTCGCCGTCTGTCGTTGTATGCCGATGAGCGCATATTAAGTGCGGCAATCGCCACTCGTACTGAGCGGCGCAGTGGTCTGGCGGCGTTGTTTAGTTCGCGGGAATAA